The DNA region CCCTGTTTTATCATCAGCTCAATTAGCTTTAGAAAAGGTACTAGCCAATGTAACGATTGAAAGTATTGTTAAGGATATTTTTGAAAAAGAAAATTTTAATACAATAATTGATTAACAAAAGACATTCTGAAAACAGAATGTTTTTTGTTAAACCCTCTATTTGTCTTTAGTAATTTTGAAAGTGTCTGATATAATATTTTTAATTAATATTTCAACAGTTTGTTTTTTAGCTAATCTTGGACTTTGACCAGACCAGAGTGACATAAAATCTTTATTATTTTCTGATGTAGCAGCTTTTCTAATATCTTGAGTAAGTGTATTTTGAACTGGAAAACCTGGTAATGAAGTTTCATATTTTTGCATATCCAGAATAAATTTGTTCTCAATACCTCTTGCCCATTTGCCTGAAAATGCACGAGTTAACACTGTCTTATCTTCATTTGCATTAAGAATTGCATCCTTATGTACTTGATGTGCTCCACTTTCAATACAGGTTAAGAATGCCGTACCCATTTGGACACCCTTTGCCCCTAAGCAAATGGAGGCCATTAACCCTCTCCCATCCATAATTCCCCCAGCTGCAATAACGGGTATGCTTACATGGTCAACAACCTGCGGGATCAATGACATTAAACCAATTAAACTTTCCTGAAACCCATTGATAAAGTTTCCTCGATGCCCGCCAGACTCACTCCCTTGAACAACAACCAAATCCATTCCGCTTTTTTCAATTTCAACTGCTTCTCTAACTGTCGTGGCGGTTCCAATCAGAATAATGTTATGTTGTTTTAAGGCAGCAATCAATTCCTTAGGAGGTATACCAAATGTAAAGGAACAGATAGGCACCTTTTCCTCAATCACAACCTTAATTTGTTCATTAAATGTTTCAAAAACATTCTTAGAATTAGGAATTTCCGAGCTATCCTTTTGGGGTAAATTTAATTGCTCACGGATCGGCTGTAATTGCTGTTTAGCTGAGTTCATCTTATCCTCTGTTACAGTAAATTCGTTGGGAACAAACAGATTTATCCCAAAATGGTTTGTTGTTAACTGCTTTATTTCCCTGATTTGTTCTCGCATTTGGGTTGGAGTCATATAACCTGCTCCAATCGTTCCTAGACCTCCAGAATTGGATACCTCCGCCACTAATTTCGAAGTGGTTACTCCACCCGCCATAGGAGCTTGAATGATCGGATAATCAATTTGCAAAAGTTCTGTCATCTCATTTTTCAACATAATTACTCCTCGATAGTTATATTCTTTCACTCCTAATAATTCTTTTCTAAAGTGAATATACCCTTTTAAATTTTAAAAATCTTCAAATTTTGTCAGATTTACTTCCTTTTACTTCATCTTATATAAAGTGTAACTAACAATAGGACCTTGAAATAAAGAAAGCTTGCAGAATCCATCCATTTGGAGGGTATCTGCAAGCTTTTTTATAGTTTCATATAATTAAATTATTTAACAATTAGTACTGGGCATGTTGCCTTTTGTACCACATAATGACTGACGCTACCCAGGAATAGTTCTTTTAATCCACTTAATCCTCTGCTTCCCATCACAACAAGATCGGCATCATTTTGCCTTACATAATCAACTATCATTTGACCAGGATTTCCTTCTAAAAGTACAGTTCCTGTTTTATTTTGCAGTGAATTTAATTCTTCCTCCAAATCCTTACGAATAGCCTGGATTTCCTCTCGTTGAGCCTCCTGGGCCGAAACATATACATAACCATATGAGTACGGTGCTGGCCTTAATGGTTGTTGAACCATTACGACATACAATTCAATGATTTTATCCTGTTTGGCCAAATTCATGGCCATTTTTAAGGCTTTTTTACTTAATGCAGAATGATCATATGCGACTACGATTCTAGAATAATCAGTTAACATTATTTTCATCCTCCTAATAAAAACTATATCTTATACTTTTATTATACGTCAGTAATTTCCAGTATGGCCAACCGAAAGTGACAAAAATCGTACAAACGAAGACCCTTGCCTTCATCATTTGACCTACAAAAGAAGCATTTATTTTAGTACAATTGCTCTCTTTATCACAAAAGACAATAGTTTTCAAATAATAGAGGCTTAGATTCACTTTATAAAAATTTTAACTGAATCTTTCAATATATAGATATATTATACTTAGTGAATTTTTTCACATTACCAAACTGAAAAATGTCTTATAATTCATTTGTAAACACGATATAGACAAATGGAGAGAGTGAGAATATGCAATAAAAACACCCACATATAATTTTACTGCAATATAGAATTTTTCACAAAACACCAAATAATTGACTTATATTGTGAAAAAGCTCACATTACATATTTGATTTACGTCACTTAGAGGGGGAATTAATTTGTTGAAGTTTGCTCGAGAAAATAGAGTAGTAGGATTCTTCGCAACACTTATACGTATTTATCTTGGGTACACATGGATCACTAATAGCTGGGCAAAAATATCTGCGGGTGGATTTGACGCAACAGGGTTCATGCAAGGGGCTATCGCAAATTCAAGAGGAGAAAATCCGGCTGTATATAGTTGGTGGGCAAATTTTTTAGAAACAGTTGCACTGCCAAATGGCGAATTATTTTCATTTATGGTTATGTGGGGTGAATTTTTAGTAGGACTAGCACTTATTATCGGACTCCTTACACAATTTGCACTTATTATGGGAATATTGATGAATGCTTCCTTTATATTGAGTGGTGCATCATACCCAGATATTCAAATGTTAATTTTAGCATTAATCTTAATTGTTTGTGTTCAAAATGCCTATAAAATTGGTTTGGATCGATGGGCGTTACCTTATCTAAGAACATTAATCAAGAAAATATCTTTTAGCGGAAAAATGAATAAAAGCATATAAATTAAAAAACAGCAGGGATTTCCCTGCTGTTTTTATCGATATGTTTTCTAGGAGTACCCCTTCTTCATTTTCTTATCAATTTTTACCTGTTACATTTATTCCATTGTCCATAAAAACCTTAGCATTTCGACCATATCCAAAACCAGGAAGCAATAGATCCTTAACTTTCTTTTCAAGGAAAAAATCCTTTGTCAAGATTGCGGAGTCAGCAGGTTCAATTCCCCACATCATTTGATTTTCGATAAAACTTGATTCCCAGAACTCTGCCATACCTCATTCCCCTTTATAAAATTTGCACTCTTTCAAATGTTTTTGTGTATAAATAGGAAAACGGTGAGGGAATTCCCTCACCGTTAATATTATACAATAAGATTGATTAGTTCATCATTTACTAGAACTTTTCCATCTTTGGTTGAAATAACATCTAAATATTGATTTGAATTGGTGATGACAACAGGAGTTTTTACATCATAGCCTGCAGC from Neobacillus sp. FSL H8-0543 includes:
- a CDS encoding universal stress protein, translating into MLTDYSRIVVAYDHSALSKKALKMAMNLAKQDKIIELYVVMVQQPLRPAPYSYGYVYVSAQEAQREEIQAIRKDLEEELNSLQNKTGTVLLEGNPGQMIVDYVRQNDADLVVMGSRGLSGLKELFLGSVSHYVVQKATCPVLIVK
- a CDS encoding DoxX family protein; translated protein: MLKFARENRVVGFFATLIRIYLGYTWITNSWAKISAGGFDATGFMQGAIANSRGENPAVYSWWANFLETVALPNGELFSFMVMWGEFLVGLALIIGLLTQFALIMGILMNASFILSGASYPDIQMLILALILIVCVQNAYKIGLDRWALPYLRTLIKKISFSGKMNKSI
- a CDS encoding nitronate monooxygenase: MLKNEMTELLQIDYPIIQAPMAGGVTTSKLVAEVSNSGGLGTIGAGYMTPTQMREQIREIKQLTTNHFGINLFVPNEFTVTEDKMNSAKQQLQPIREQLNLPQKDSSEIPNSKNVFETFNEQIKVVIEEKVPICSFTFGIPPKELIAALKQHNIILIGTATTVREAVEIEKSGMDLVVVQGSESGGHRGNFINGFQESLIGLMSLIPQVVDHVSIPVIAAGGIMDGRGLMASICLGAKGVQMGTAFLTCIESGAHQVHKDAILNANEDKTVLTRAFSGKWARGIENKFILDMQKYETSLPGFPVQNTLTQDIRKAATSENNKDFMSLWSGQSPRLAKKQTVEILIKNIISDTFKITKDK